One Anopheles marshallii chromosome 3, idAnoMarsDA_429_01, whole genome shotgun sequence genomic region harbors:
- the LOC128714138 gene encoding protein phtf: protein MRLDALVAWYQKKIGTYDKQQWEKTIEQKILAGISHLPLKNTKLKTELIDVDLVRGSTFPKAKSKLSILTVLYLAALRFLLLPVYARWWVQQTSPGVFLLLLTLYLLQMLNLGVYSYCARSVTVSESDSKLTTEAVDHIVTISDFLIPLALSLLLSVIHSQIVATASNTNGSSLFSCGKLSQKCFSHGTPGSGTPGAPSTGSGPSMSAPTGIGTLSKKQREQRIRRKRRVRAHSETAQSASGRVPSDDRDRKKAFASVGGSKSATSSPARMAPKKGACSTSSSTSSDAVERQQPELNVEPDVNSTPREELLRMEDRAPNIHRTANGTAKVSPIGVTITSTNSSSDHSPPNGRRSGDHVASDTMLLLPSGLRRRNVNWDPTVPERTRPGTSLLEPVVDDDGFESLNGKSSGGEESVGNVFHHEHNRYRNSPFANDWPANGATGGNKEFKDHQSDSDTDTLKNSATSYNTPIIPELDGLLDPQRKQSMEKDVLDVPQKDTQQQQEGKEYKDPVRQRRTKDTSKQQRCAPIDGAKLSGTDEKLGTSGSDDTDEENEYDLHSPSPPHLHLLHSSPPLRHQPVPVRSSAGSSPSPHHLLYLHRHSAVVQPTIHSVHSLHTHQHHYHHSPSVLTEGEECSYSSELDHSDTQNEHSDDDYELEDVPTLILNPACGASDRVSCTIWEAREAKKAEMSVLDISSAIIERVEAMPESCDYVYIGVVLSVFLSLVPAFCRLCEATVDSTNSTEVNFLDMPVILFEKASFSLLAVLRFAFGESTWERFVLVLGFLLRLLLTFLVFFLLAVAERTFKQRFLYAKLFSHLTSSRRAQKSGIPHFRLNKVRNIKTWLCVRSYLKRRGPQNSVDVIVSAAFIITLLLLAFLSVEWLKDSVHLHSQFNLEALAWSCAFGTFLLRFMTLGTKINKKYKSVSVLITEQINLYVQIEQKPNKKDELMISNNVLKLAADLLKELESPFKISGLSANPYLYTTVKVVILSALSGVLSEMLGFKLKLHKIKIK, encoded by the exons ATGCGCCTCGATGCGTTGGTCGCATGGTATCAGAAGAAGATCGGAACCTACGACAAGCAGCAATGGGAGAAAACGATCGAGCAGAAAATTCTGGCCGGCATCAGCCATTTGCCACTAAAGAATACCAAACTCAAAACCGAACTGATAGATGTCGATCTGGTACGCGGTTCCACCTTCCCGAAAGCTAAATCGAAACTCTCGATCCTGACGGTGCTGTATCTGGCCGCATTGCGCTTTCTGCTGTTGCCAGTATATGCCCGCTGGTGGGTACAGCAAACATCGCCAGGAGTTTTTCTACTCCTGCTCACGCTCTATCTGCTGCAGATGTTGAATCTCGGTGTCTACAGCTACTGTGCCCGATCGGTGACAGTGAGCGAGAGTGATTCAAAGTTGACAACAGAAGCGGTGGATCACATCGTCACGATATCGGACTTTTTGATCCCGCTAGCACTGAGCTTGCTGTTGAGCGTAATTCATTCGCAGATTGTTGCGACAGCCTCGAACACCAATGGTTCGTCACTGTTTTCCTGTGGAAAACTGTCTCAAAAGTGTTTCTCGCATGGTACGCCTGGTTCGGGAACGCCGGGCGCCCCTAGTACCGGATCCGGCCCATCCATGTCGGCCCCGACTGGTATTGGAACGTTGAGCAAGAAGCAACGTGAGCAACGGATTCGTCGGAAGCGTCGAGTTAGAGCACACTCCGAAACGGCACAATCGGCATCGGGCCGGGTGCCATCGGATGATCGAGATCGCAAGAAAGCGTTCGCAAGTGTGGGCGGATCGAAATCGGCTACCAGTTCACCTGCCCGGATGGCTCCAAAGAAGGGTGCATGTAGTACGAGCAGTAGCACCAGTAGTGATGCTGTGGAAAGACAGCAACCGGAGCTGAATGTGGAACCGGATGTGAATAGTACCCCCCGTGAGGAACTGCTTCGTATGGAAGATCGTGCACCAAACATTCATCGGACAGCGAACGGTACGGCGAAGGTTTCACCAATAGGCGTAACCATTACATCGACGAACAGTTCAAGCGATCATTCACCACCGAACGGGCGCCGTTCTGGTGATCATGTTGCATCGGATACGATGCTTCTGCTTCCGTCCGGGTTGCGTCGGCGTAATGTAAATTGGGACCCAACCGTACCGGAGCGTACACGCCCGGGAACTTCCCTGTTGGAACCGGTCGTGGATGACGATGGGTTCGAGAGCTTAAATGGCAAAAGCTCCGGCGGTGAGGAGAGTGTTGGGAATGTGTTTCACCACGAACATAACCGCTACCGTAATAGTCCTTTTGCAAATGACTGGCCAGCCAATGGTGCTACCGGGGGAAACAAAGAGTTTAAAGATCACCAATCCGATTCCGATACGGATACGCTAAAAAATAGTGCCACCAGCTACAACACTCCCATCATCCCGGAACTCGATGGACTGCTCGATCCTCAGCGCAAGCAAAGCATGGAAAAGGATGTGCTTGACGTTCCACAAAAGGAtacgcagcaacagcaggagGGGAAAGAGTACAAGGACCCGGTACGTCAGCGGCGCACAAAGGACACAAGTAAGCAGCAACGGTGCGCACCGATCGACGGTGCAAAGTTAAGCGGAACGGACGAAAAGCTAGGGACGAGCGGCAGCGACGATACGGACGAAGAGAACGAGTACGATTTGCATTCACCGTCGCCGCCCCACCTGCACCTACTCCATTCATCGCCACCGCTTCGCCATCAGCCGGTACCGGTACGGTCGTCGGCCGGCTCGTCCCCGTCACCGCACCATTTGCTTTACCTTCATCGCCATTCCGCCGTAGTGCAGCCGACGATCCATTCTGTTCATTCGCTTCATACGCATCAGCATCACTATCACCATTCGCCCTCCGTACTGACCGAAG GCGAAGAATGCAGCTACAGTTCCGAGCTGGACCATTCCGATACGCAAAACGAACACTCGGATGATGATTACGAGCTCGAGGACGTACCGACGCTGATCCTGAATCCGGCCTGCGGTGCGAGCGATCGTGTCAGCTGCACCATATGGGAGGCACGGGAAGCAAAGAAGGCGGAAATGTCCGTGCTGGATATTTCGTCCGCCATCATCGAGCGCGTCGAAGCCATGCCCGAATCGTGCGATTACGTGTACATCGGGGTCGTGCTCAGCGTGTTCCTATCGCTTGTGCCCGCCTTCTGCCGGTTGTGTGAAGCGACAGTCGATTCCACCAACTCGACGGAGGTCAATTTCCTCGACATGCCGGTAATACTGTTCGAAAAGGCATCCTTTTCGCTACTGGCCGTGCTACGGTTCGCTTTCGGTGAGAGCACCTGGGAACGATTTGTGCTGGTGCTCGGGTTCCTGTTGCGGCTCCTGCTTACGTTTCTGGTGTTTTTTCTGCTCGCTGTAGCGGAGCGTACGTTTAAGCAGCGCTTTCTGTACGCCAAACTGTTCTCCCATTTGACGTCGTCCCGGCGAGCTCAAAAGTCCGGCATACCGCACTTCCGGTTGAACAAGGTGCGCAATATTAAGACGTGGCTGTGCGTACGGTCGTACCTGAAGCGCCGCGGACCGCAGAACTCGGTGGATGTGATTGTATCGGCCGCATTTATCAtaacgttgctgctgcttgcctttTTGAGTGTGGAATGGTTGAAGGACTCGGTACATCTGCACTCGCAGTTTAATCTCGAGGCGCTCGCATGGTCCTGTGCGTTTGGGACATTTCTGTTGAGGTTTATGACGCTCGGTACAAAGATTAACAAGAAGTACAAGAGCGTGTCGGTGCTGATAACGGAACAGATAAATCTCTATGTTCAG ATTGAACAGAAACCAAATAAGAAAGACGAGCTGATGATATCGAACAATGTGTTAAAATTAGCAGCTGATCTCCTCAAG GAGCTGGAATCTCCGTTTAAAATCTCCGGTCTCAGTGCAAATCCGTATCTCTACACCACCGTGAAGGTGGTCATACTGTCCGCCCTCTCCGGTGTGTTGAGTGAAATGTTAGGCTTCAAGCTAAAACttcacaaaattaaaattaagtaa
- the LOC128714856 gene encoding gustatory and pheromone receptor 32a-like produces MKNKVSINSIISIIEMNVKFYRLVGLAPFELNTNRVRLSKPFCCAVGGFVTLYWTAMVSSIATSNHGNDRISRISNYFQLITNAIMLTAILLTPTFRLRNFAEVVRALRKLELDLQKDSIGSNFGRMARWNIGIVLATIGVLLLVSAFDCYVTVFRGSIRVDYWIITILPQFVDVIAVTQVILLLLYINGRFRMLNQLLEEEQHPVLGRMRYEQSGRLNVATVNGPKKLGLHVIEVHGCGMDGESLKYLQLPKVLYRYNDLYDICKMLDCYFGLLFLLTFTSIFIVTTIQLYYSYTILYWFTGENGFTIWSLMVCLNTISINLGVLLTIVLLCEKISNKTRQANDLLADLQLRGSRHLSSEEVIKLTIPFQAPNKVFKFSAMGFFQINCNMLCGMIGAITTYLVIYIQFYILYADEVKKSMFVSRFQI; encoded by the exons ATGAAGAACAAAGTGTCCATCAACTCGATCATCTCGATTATTGAGATGAATGTAAAGTTTTACCGCCTGGTCGGTTTGGCACCGTTTGAACTCAACACGAACCGGGTACGTCTATCGAAACCATTCTGCTGTGCGGTTGGTGGATTCGTGACACTCTACTGGACCGCGATGGTATCCTCGATCGCGACCAGCAATCATGGGAACGATCGGATCTCGCGCATCTCCAACTACTTCCAGCTAATTACCAACGCGATCATGCTGACCGCGATCCTACTGACACCGACTTTTAGATTGCGCAATTTCGCCGAAGTTGTACGTGCGTTGCGCAAACTGGAACTTGATCTGCAGAAGGATTCCATCGGTAGCAACTTCGGGCGAATGGCTCGTTGGAACATTGGGATCGTATTGGCCACGATTGGTGTATTGCTGTTGGTGAGCGCGTTCGATTGTTACGTGACGGTATTCCGAGGATCTATCCGGGTGGACTATTGGATCATAACGATACTACCCCAGTTCGTGGACGTGATAGCCGTTACGCAGGTCATTCTACTACTGCTGTACATTAATGGGCGATTCCGGATGCTTAATCAGTTGCTGGAGGAAGAACAGCATCCGGTCTTGGGAAGAATGCGATATGAACAGTCGGGTCGACTTAATGTAGCGACGGTGAATGGGCCGAAGAAATTGGGCCTGCACGTGATCGAAGTACACGGTTGCGGGATGGACGGCGAATCGCTGAAGTATCTGCAACTTCCGAAGGTCCTATATCGGTACAACGATCTGTACGACATTTGTAAAATGCTCGATTGCTACTTCGGATTACTGTTTTTACTGACGTTCACCTCGATCTTCATCGTAACGACGATACAGCTGTACTACAGCTACACCATTCTGTACTGGTTTACGGGTGAGAATGGGTTCACCATCTGGTCGCTGATGGTGTGCCTCAACACGATATCGATCAATCTCGGAGTGCTGCTCACGATCGTACTGTTGTGTGAAAAGATTTCGAACAAAACCAGACAGGCGAACGATCTGCTGGCGGATTTGCAACTGCGTGGTTCGCGCCATCTATCATCGGAG GAAGTCATCAAACTGACGATCCCATTTCAAGCACCGAACAAGGTGTTCAAGTTCTCAGCGATGGGCTTTTTCCAGATTAATTGCAACATGTTGTGTGGG ATGATTGGGGCAATCACGACGTATTTGGTAATCTACATTCAGTTCTACATTTTGTACGCGGATGAGGTGAAAAAGTCAATGTTTGTGTCTCGTTTTCAGATTTGA
- the LOC128712810 gene encoding uncharacterized protein LOC128712810 → MIIMRRVTSRFSFLPYPKPLSSISEQSVLLMEQDSANYSSSGEETEDASETEMWFIEQQQDNKKYQAKRVDLLHQLELAEQRKHPVFLQILANLQSELDDRLLLNEIERDSALASANRDCLREETASEQEFAEKKAKLIANAISDLEQEKKMLRHEIDAMGLTGIDKNTVSPRATRQLRPRLCDSVSMPQPVKISYLLSKEDIEHDLQLIRAGIEASVHEMEAVRYQREFPAISATIDPNINLRRRAQCGETRVGVENVLRKL, encoded by the exons ATGATAATTATGCGAAGGGTGACGTCCAGATTTTCGTTTTTGCCATATCCAA AACCTTTATCGTCAATCAGCGAACAGAGTGTACTGCTGATGGAACAGGATTCTGCAAACTACTCCAGCAGCGGTGAAGAGACGGAAGATGCGAGTGAAACTGAGATGTGGTTCATTGAGCAGCAAcaagataataaaaaatatcaagcaAAGCGTGTCGATTTGCTTCACCAGTTGGAACTTGCAGAACAACGCAAACATCCAGTATTTTTACAGATTTTAGCAAATCTCCAAAGCGAGCTCGATGATCGTTTGCTACTGAACGAAATCGAACGAGATTCTGCACTAGCCAGTGCCAATCGTGACTGCTTGCGTGAGGAGACCGCTTCGGAGCAGGAATTCGCCGAGAAGAAAGCGAAACTGATCGCTAACGCGATTTCCGATTTAGAGCAGGAAAAGAAGATGCTCCGGCATGAGATTGATGCGATGGGGCTGACCGGGATCGATAAGAATACGGTGTCACCAAGGGCCACACGGCAACTGCGCCCACGACTTTGCGACTCAGTTTCGATGCCTCAACCGGTCAAAATAAGCTATCTGTTAAGCAAGGAAGACATTGAACATGATCTGCAACTCATCCGCGCTGGTATAGAAGCTAGCGTTCATGAGATGGAAG CTGTCCGGTACCAGCGGGAGTTCCCAGCCATCTCAGCAACCATCGACCCAAACATCAACTTGAGAAGGCGGGCACAGTGCGGCGAAACGAGAGTTGGTGTGGAGAACGTGCTTCGGAAACTGTAG